The Gordonia sp. KTR9 genome contains a region encoding:
- the purT gene encoding formate-dependent phosphoribosylglycinamide formyltransferase, with the protein MTSNSESATSAAQPAPTTGPPDVIGTPLSPTATKVMVLGAGELGKEVVIAFQRLGVEVVAVDRYADAPGHQVAHHAEVIDMTDADALHAVVDKHRPAYVVPEIEAIATEALVDIAERGIAEVIPTASAVVATMNREGIRRLADEELGLPTSPYLFADTLEEVTVAARQIGFPCVIKPVMSSSGKGQSVVRGPEDLASAWETANTGGRVRGSRVIVEGFVEFDYEITLLTVRAIDPATGRLTSHFCAPIGHRQINGDYVESWQPHEMSPDAHASATSIAARIATALGDGKLAGRGVFGVELFVKGDDVYFSEVSPRPHDTGLVTMATQRLSEFEMHARAILGLPVDVTLASPGASAVIYGQLDQPAIGFENVAAALAVPETDIRLFGKPESFHRRRMGVITATADDVPAARERAVRAASLVTPVPGRAAVRTVSPLPPAPAPAPPRRPGPPPGPAGPPRGPAGPPPGVPKPVGARPGPPPGRPGPPPAPRPPVPRPSGGPRPMPPAPKPPLPKSPSPIPPSGTPPRPAGPPPRPAPTTHAPNTQAPNAQAPNPQGPDDQSDAMTSMVKTGGRSSSDARPGASGSGE; encoded by the coding sequence ATGACGTCGAACAGCGAGAGCGCGACCAGCGCAGCCCAGCCGGCGCCGACGACCGGGCCCCCGGACGTCATCGGCACGCCGCTGAGTCCGACCGCGACCAAGGTGATGGTCCTGGGAGCCGGTGAACTCGGCAAAGAGGTAGTGATCGCGTTCCAACGCCTCGGGGTCGAGGTCGTCGCCGTGGATCGGTACGCCGACGCACCCGGCCACCAGGTCGCCCATCACGCCGAGGTCATCGACATGACCGATGCCGATGCGCTGCACGCCGTCGTCGACAAGCATCGTCCCGCGTACGTGGTGCCGGAGATCGAGGCGATCGCCACCGAGGCCCTGGTCGACATCGCCGAACGCGGTATCGCCGAGGTCATCCCGACGGCGAGCGCGGTCGTCGCCACGATGAACCGCGAGGGGATCCGGCGCCTCGCCGACGAGGAGCTCGGCCTGCCGACGTCGCCGTATCTCTTCGCCGACACACTCGAGGAAGTCACCGTCGCAGCCCGCCAGATCGGGTTCCCGTGCGTGATCAAGCCGGTCATGTCCTCGTCGGGCAAGGGCCAGTCGGTCGTGCGCGGTCCCGAGGACCTGGCGTCGGCGTGGGAGACCGCGAACACCGGCGGTCGGGTGCGTGGCAGTCGGGTGATCGTCGAGGGCTTCGTCGAATTCGATTACGAGATCACCCTTCTCACCGTTCGGGCGATCGATCCGGCCACCGGCAGGCTCACGTCCCATTTCTGCGCGCCGATCGGTCACCGCCAGATCAACGGTGACTACGTGGAGAGCTGGCAGCCACACGAGATGAGCCCCGACGCGCACGCGTCGGCGACATCGATCGCAGCGCGCATCGCCACTGCCCTCGGTGACGGAAAGCTGGCCGGGCGAGGCGTTTTCGGCGTCGAGCTGTTCGTCAAGGGAGATGACGTCTACTTCTCCGAGGTCAGTCCCCGGCCACACGACACCGGTCTCGTCACGATGGCGACCCAGCGTTTGTCCGAGTTCGAGATGCACGCTCGGGCCATCCTCGGTCTCCCGGTCGATGTCACGCTCGCGTCCCCGGGGGCGTCGGCGGTCATCTACGGGCAGCTCGACCAGCCCGCCATCGGGTTCGAGAATGTTGCCGCGGCGCTCGCCGTACCGGAGACCGACATCCGCCTGTTCGGCAAGCCCGAGAGCTTCCACCGCCGGCGGATGGGCGTGATCACGGCGACCGCCGACGACGTCCCGGCCGCCCGTGAGCGCGCCGTCCGCGCCGCGTCGCTGGTCACCCCGGTGCCCGGCCGCGCCGCCGTCCGCACGGTCTCCCCGCTCCCACCCGCCCCGGCCCCGGCGCCTCCGCGACGTCCCGGACCTCCGCCCGGCCCGGCCGGACCCCCGCGTGGACCCGCGGGGCCGCCACCCGGCGTGCCGAAACCGGTGGGCGCACGGCCGGGCCCGCCTCCCGGTCGTCCGGGTCCGCCGCCCGCACCCCGGCCCCCGGTCCCGCGGCCGTCGGGCGGTCCGCGCCCGATGCCCCCGGCCCCGAAGCCCCCGCTCCCGAAGTCCCCGTCCCCGATACCCCCATCAGGGACCCCTCCGCGACCGGCTGGCCCGCCGCCACGGCCGGCGCCCACCACACACGCCCCGAACACCCAGGCCCCGAACGCGCAGGCTCCGAACCCGCAGGGCCCGGACGATCAGTCCGACGCGATGACCTCGATGGTCAAGACCGGTGGCCGGTCCTCCTCCGATGCGCGCCCCGGCGCGTCGGGTTCCGGCGAGTGA
- a CDS encoding UBP-type zinc finger domain-containing protein encodes MQIFRRKSSSPVASGPPEAGSDSSTATARCAELEAFDAAPAGDPAPAAGDARSCQDCVAIGETHWAHLRKCLTCGHIGCCDSSPRRHATGHFHDTGHPVMRSAEPGEVWRWCFVHEVTG; translated from the coding sequence ATGCAAATCTTTCGCCGGAAGTCCTCGTCCCCGGTCGCGTCCGGTCCACCGGAGGCCGGTTCCGACAGTTCGACGGCTACCGCGCGCTGCGCTGAGCTGGAGGCGTTCGACGCCGCACCGGCCGGCGATCCGGCACCCGCGGCCGGCGACGCCCGCAGCTGCCAGGATTGCGTCGCGATCGGTGAGACCCACTGGGCCCACCTCCGGAAGTGCTTGACGTGCGGGCACATCGGGTGCTGCGATTCCAGTCCGCGCCGGCATGCGACGGGTCACTTCCACGACACCGGGCACCCGGTCATGCGTTCGGCCGAACCGGGCGAGGTGTGGCGATGGTGCTTCGTCCACGAGGTGACGGGATGA
- a CDS encoding Na+/H+ antiporter, protein MGASLLLVAVIAVAVAALCRRYELSSPLVLVTVGLGIGWIPELPSVALEPELVLFLILPPLLYSAAQESSYQAFRANWRAIGFLAVGLPLVTTLVVGYVAYLVVPNLPLAAALVLGAVVAPPDAVSAQAIGRRLGLPRRMMTLLGGESLLNDATALTAFRIALAAAVGATATVGEGVLTFAVAALGGLIVGLVVGMVVSWVRVWLTDPPMETAIGIIVPFATYYAAEELHGSGVIAVVTAGLYLGHRSVRLGYATRLQDDAVRKSIDTILESFVFLLIGLQLPMLIEGVENESWTQIAIDAAAVLTATILVRIVWVFPATYLPRLLSRRIRDREPSPTPASVFVVSWAGMRGVVSLAAAFAIPVYTEANEPFPARAEILFLTFVVVVGTLLIQGTTLPWVIRFLGVSGDERAQDRLAYASAQDRASREAERRLDEYATELTDDDPRRLQVAMLRKWITTQRNVAWEELGRGPEDLGESPTSAGARLRTEILQIQRAVFIAERDAGRIDDEVLRIALRRLDFAEGQGDRDV, encoded by the coding sequence ATGGGCGCATCGCTACTGCTGGTCGCGGTCATCGCCGTGGCGGTCGCCGCGCTGTGTCGTCGCTACGAACTGTCGTCGCCGCTCGTGCTGGTCACCGTCGGCCTGGGGATCGGGTGGATCCCCGAGCTGCCGTCGGTGGCCCTTGAGCCGGAGCTGGTGCTGTTCCTGATCCTGCCGCCGCTGCTGTACTCCGCCGCGCAGGAGAGTTCGTACCAGGCGTTCCGCGCCAACTGGCGCGCGATCGGGTTCCTGGCGGTCGGACTCCCGCTGGTGACGACGCTGGTGGTGGGGTACGTCGCCTATCTCGTGGTCCCCAACCTCCCGCTCGCCGCGGCGCTGGTCCTCGGCGCCGTCGTCGCACCGCCCGACGCGGTCTCGGCGCAGGCCATCGGTCGGCGGCTGGGTCTGCCGCGCCGGATGATGACGCTGCTCGGCGGCGAGAGCCTGCTCAACGACGCTACGGCCCTGACCGCGTTCCGGATAGCGCTCGCCGCGGCGGTCGGCGCCACCGCGACGGTCGGCGAAGGGGTCCTGACGTTCGCGGTGGCGGCCCTCGGCGGCCTGATCGTGGGGCTCGTCGTGGGGATGGTGGTGTCCTGGGTGCGCGTCTGGCTGACCGACCCGCCGATGGAGACCGCCATCGGCATCATCGTCCCGTTCGCCACGTACTACGCCGCGGAGGAACTGCACGGCTCGGGTGTCATCGCGGTGGTCACCGCCGGTCTCTACCTCGGGCACCGGTCGGTGCGGCTGGGTTACGCGACGCGACTGCAGGACGACGCGGTGCGCAAGTCGATCGACACCATCCTCGAGTCGTTCGTCTTCCTGCTGATCGGTCTGCAGCTGCCCATGCTCATCGAGGGCGTCGAGAACGAGTCGTGGACGCAGATCGCCATCGACGCCGCGGCGGTCCTGACGGCGACGATCCTCGTGCGGATCGTCTGGGTCTTCCCCGCGACGTATCTGCCCCGCCTGCTGTCGCGTCGGATCCGCGACCGCGAACCGTCACCCACCCCGGCGTCGGTCTTCGTCGTCTCCTGGGCCGGCATGCGCGGCGTGGTGTCGCTGGCCGCCGCGTTCGCCATCCCCGTGTACACCGAGGCGAACGAGCCCTTCCCCGCCCGTGCGGAGATCCTGTTCCTCACCTTCGTCGTCGTGGTGGGCACGCTGTTGATCCAGGGCACGACGCTGCCCTGGGTCATCCGGTTCCTGGGCGTCAGCGGCGACGAGCGGGCCCAGGACCGGCTGGCCTATGCGTCCGCGCAAGACCGGGCGTCCCGCGAAGCCGAACGCCGGCTCGACGAATACGCCACCGAGCTGACCGACGACGATCCGCGCCGCCTCCAGGTGGCGATGCTGCGCAAGTGGATCACGACGCAGCGCAACGTCGCGTGGGAGGAGCTGGGCCGCGGACCCGAGGATCTCGGCGAGAGTCCGACGTCGGCCGGGGCCCGTCTGCGGACGGAGATCCTGCAGATCCAGCGCGCGGTGTTCATCGCCGAACGCGACGCCGGCCGCATCGACGACGAAGTACTGCGGATCGCGTTGCGCCGCCTCGACTTCGCCGAGGGACAGGGCGACCGCGACGTGTAG
- a CDS encoding adenylate/guanylate cyclase domain-containing protein, whose translation MRAKRGSRDYGSILLGSVGESSIKQRVRIQTLLTASIVVANMFGAIVAVALTAVGIPQPTVFTAELWWVNFIVVPVYITVAFVVGIGWGTYVGVRDLRWAIRDVPPTKRDARRTMRLPWRLSLVQGFLWGVATVMLTIMYGIVDPQLIPKTLFVVSLSGVVVVAISYLFIDFTLRPVAAELISAGHRRRKRTGVKARSVVSWMVGSAIPIIGILLVLAFGLARDETSKLDLFVGATVLGVTALFTGLLLTLLSSMSVTGPIRSVRAGMNRVSDGDLENADLVVYDGTELGDLQVGFNSMVTGLRERERIRDLFGRHVGHEVAEAAMSSSPELGGTERLAATLFVDVIGSTTLASQRRPTEVVEILNKFFAVIVRSVEEHDGLVNKFEGDAVLAIFGAPIDLADAAGSALAAARDIASGLAEEVPELSAGIGVSHGAVVAGNVGAIERFEYTVIGDPVNESARLSELAKRDPRRPLASGRAVKAAQPSEAARWEEQETTSLRGRTEETAVFAAFVDEE comes from the coding sequence ATGCGTGCCAAGCGGGGGAGTCGCGACTACGGTTCCATCCTGCTCGGATCCGTCGGCGAGAGCAGCATCAAGCAGCGGGTCCGGATTCAGACCCTGCTGACCGCGTCGATCGTGGTGGCCAACATGTTCGGCGCGATCGTCGCGGTCGCGCTCACCGCGGTCGGCATCCCGCAGCCGACCGTCTTCACCGCCGAACTCTGGTGGGTCAACTTCATCGTGGTGCCCGTCTACATCACCGTGGCCTTCGTGGTCGGGATCGGGTGGGGTACCTACGTCGGCGTCCGCGACCTGCGCTGGGCCATCCGCGACGTCCCGCCGACGAAACGTGACGCCCGGCGGACGATGCGGCTGCCGTGGCGGCTGTCGCTGGTCCAGGGTTTCCTGTGGGGTGTCGCCACCGTCATGCTCACGATCATGTACGGGATCGTCGACCCGCAGCTGATTCCGAAGACGCTGTTCGTGGTGAGCCTCAGTGGCGTCGTGGTGGTGGCGATCTCGTATCTCTTCATCGACTTCACGCTGCGTCCCGTTGCGGCGGAACTGATCTCGGCCGGGCATCGTAGGCGTAAGCGCACTGGTGTGAAGGCGCGCTCGGTCGTCTCGTGGATGGTGGGTTCGGCGATCCCGATCATCGGCATCCTGCTGGTGCTGGCCTTCGGGCTCGCACGGGACGAGACCTCCAAGCTCGACCTGTTCGTCGGTGCCACGGTCCTCGGGGTCACCGCCCTGTTCACCGGTCTGCTCCTGACGCTGCTGTCGAGCATGAGTGTGACCGGACCCATCCGCAGCGTGCGTGCCGGGATGAACCGCGTGAGCGACGGCGACCTCGAGAACGCCGACCTCGTCGTCTACGACGGCACCGAACTCGGCGACCTACAGGTCGGTTTCAACTCGATGGTCACCGGACTCCGTGAGCGAGAACGGATACGGGACCTCTTCGGCCGTCACGTGGGCCATGAGGTCGCCGAGGCGGCGATGTCGTCGAGTCCCGAACTCGGTGGCACCGAACGTCTGGCCGCCACGCTGTTCGTCGACGTCATCGGTTCGACGACGCTTGCCTCGCAACGACGACCGACCGAGGTCGTCGAGATCCTCAACAAGTTCTTCGCCGTCATCGTACGGTCGGTCGAGGAACACGACGGCCTGGTGAACAAGTTCGAGGGCGACGCGGTGCTCGCCATCTTCGGCGCACCGATCGACCTCGCCGACGCCGCCGGCAGTGCACTCGCCGCAGCCCGCGACATCGCCTCCGGTCTGGCCGAGGAGGTACCGGAGCTGTCGGCCGGGATCGGGGTCAGCCACGGGGCCGTGGTCGCCGGGAACGTCGGTGCCATCGAGAGATTCGAGTACACCGTCATCGGCGACCCGGTCAACGAGAGTGCCCGGCTGTCGGAGCTGGCCAAGCGGGATCCGCGGCGCCCGTTGGCCTCCGGGCGCGCGGTCAAGGCCGCGCAGCCGAGTGAGGCGGCGCGCTGGGAGGAACAGGAGACCACCTCGCTGCGCGGCCGTACGGAAGAGACCGCCGTGTTCGCCGCGTTCGTCGACGAAGAATGA
- a CDS encoding adenylosuccinate synthase, whose protein sequence is MAAIVLIGAQWGDEGKGKATDLLGGRINWVVRYQGGNNAGHTVVLPSGESFALHLIPSGILTPGVQNVIGNGVVVDPGVLLTELGGLEDRDVDTSGLLISADAHLLMPYHVAIDKVTERFLGNKKIGTTGRGIGPCYQDKIARVGVRVADVLDEKILAQKVEAALELKNQILVKIYNRKALDPAQVVDEVLGQAEGFKHRIADTRLLLNQALENGETVLLEGSQGTLLDVDHGTYPYVTSSNPTAGGAAVGAGIGPNKITTVLGILKAYTTRVGSGPFPTELFDEWGAYLAKTGGEVGVTTGRARRCGWFDAVIARYATRVNGITDYFLTKLDVLSSLDTVPICVAYEVDGERVEEMPMTQTGFHHAKPIYEEMPGWWEDISQCKTFEELPQNAQNYILRLEELSGAHISCVGVGPGRDQTIVRREIV, encoded by the coding sequence ATGGCCGCGATCGTGCTTATCGGAGCCCAGTGGGGTGACGAGGGCAAAGGCAAAGCGACCGACCTCCTCGGAGGCCGGATCAACTGGGTTGTCCGCTACCAGGGTGGCAACAACGCCGGGCACACCGTCGTACTGCCGAGCGGGGAATCCTTCGCGCTGCACCTCATCCCGTCCGGCATCCTGACGCCCGGCGTGCAGAACGTGATCGGCAACGGCGTGGTCGTCGACCCCGGCGTGCTCCTCACCGAGCTCGGTGGACTCGAGGACCGCGATGTCGACACCTCGGGCCTGCTGATCTCCGCCGACGCGCACCTGCTGATGCCGTACCACGTCGCGATCGACAAGGTCACCGAGCGCTTCTTGGGCAACAAGAAGATCGGCACCACGGGCCGCGGCATCGGCCCCTGCTATCAGGACAAGATCGCCCGCGTGGGGGTCCGCGTCGCCGACGTCCTCGACGAGAAGATCCTGGCCCAGAAGGTCGAGGCCGCGCTCGAACTCAAGAACCAGATCCTGGTCAAGATCTACAACCGCAAGGCCCTCGACCCGGCGCAGGTCGTCGACGAGGTCCTCGGCCAGGCCGAGGGGTTCAAACACCGCATCGCCGACACCCGGCTGCTGCTCAACCAGGCACTCGAAAACGGCGAGACGGTGCTGCTCGAGGGTTCCCAGGGAACCCTGCTCGACGTCGACCACGGCACCTATCCGTATGTGACGTCGTCGAACCCGACGGCCGGCGGCGCGGCGGTGGGTGCCGGTATCGGCCCCAACAAGATCACCACCGTCCTGGGCATCCTGAAGGCCTACACCACACGGGTGGGCTCGGGGCCGTTCCCGACCGAGCTCTTCGACGAGTGGGGCGCCTACCTGGCCAAGACCGGCGGCGAGGTGGGTGTGACCACCGGACGTGCCCGTCGCTGCGGCTGGTTCGACGCCGTGATCGCCCGCTACGCCACCCGCGTCAACGGGATCACCGACTACTTCCTCACGAAACTCGACGTCCTCTCCAGCCTCGACACCGTGCCGATCTGCGTGGCCTACGAGGTCGACGGCGAACGGGTCGAGGAGATGCCGATGACCCAGACCGGTTTCCACCACGCGAAGCCGATCTACGAGGAGATGCCGGGCTGGTGGGAGGACATCTCCCAGTGCAAGACCTTCGAGGAACTGCCGCAGAACGCGCAGAACTACATCCTGCGGCTCGAGGAGCTCTCGGGTGCGCACATCTCGTGCGTGGGCGTGGGTCCCGGTCGCGACCAGACCATCGTGCGGCGCGAGATCGTCTGA
- a CDS encoding MFS transporter: MATSTLAAAPVVETDAERRKRLRTVVAASLLGTTVEWYDFFLYATAASLVFNQLFFPDQSSFVGTLLSFATFAVGFVVRPIGGIVFGHIGDRIGRKRTLAITMVMMGVATALMGVLPTAASVGVLAPILLLLLRVVQGFALGGEWAGAVLLSVEHSPDGKRGLFGSIPQIGLALGLALGTGVFALLQVVLDEQAFLTYGWRIAFLVSIVLVVIGFVVRLKVDETPAFAEVAELAKKSTAPLRDVVVPPNTRNTVLGLLARWGEGSAFNTWGVFAIAYATSELDMEKVPVLVAVTIASLVMAALLPFSGLLTDRYGAKTIYLIGITAYGVAVYPVFALFGTANLLWFTVGLVIVFGVIHALFYGAQGTLFASLYPTPVRYTGLSVVYQFSGIYASGLTPLILTALIGAASGSPWLAAGYLVLTAIISVVATALIRRDDLHLTTGPEARPVA, from the coding sequence ATGGCTACCTCCACACTCGCAGCTGCGCCGGTCGTCGAGACCGATGCCGAGCGTCGCAAGCGCCTCCGCACCGTCGTCGCGGCAAGTCTTCTCGGCACGACCGTCGAGTGGTACGACTTCTTCCTCTACGCGACCGCGGCGAGCCTCGTGTTCAACCAGCTGTTCTTCCCCGACCAGAGTTCGTTCGTCGGCACGCTGCTGTCCTTCGCCACGTTCGCGGTGGGCTTCGTGGTGCGTCCGATCGGCGGAATCGTGTTCGGGCACATCGGCGATCGCATCGGCCGCAAGCGCACACTCGCGATCACGATGGTGATGATGGGCGTCGCGACCGCCCTGATGGGCGTGCTGCCGACCGCGGCGTCGGTCGGTGTGCTCGCCCCGATCCTGTTGCTGCTCCTGCGGGTCGTGCAGGGGTTCGCGCTGGGCGGGGAGTGGGCTGGTGCGGTCCTGCTGTCGGTCGAGCACAGTCCGGACGGCAAGCGCGGTCTGTTCGGGAGCATCCCCCAGATCGGTCTGGCGCTCGGACTCGCACTGGGTACCGGTGTGTTCGCACTGCTGCAGGTGGTCCTCGACGAGCAGGCGTTCCTGACCTACGGCTGGCGCATCGCGTTCCTGGTGAGCATCGTCCTCGTGGTCATCGGCTTCGTCGTGCGCCTGAAGGTGGACGAGACGCCGGCGTTCGCCGAGGTCGCCGAACTCGCGAAGAAGTCCACGGCACCGCTGCGTGACGTCGTGGTCCCGCCGAACACGCGCAACACCGTCCTCGGTCTCCTTGCCCGGTGGGGTGAGGGCTCCGCCTTCAACACCTGGGGCGTCTTCGCGATCGCTTACGCCACCAGCGAACTCGACATGGAGAAGGTCCCGGTCCTGGTGGCCGTGACGATCGCGTCGCTGGTGATGGCGGCCCTGCTGCCGTTCTCCGGCCTGCTCACCGACCGCTATGGCGCCAAGACGATCTACCTCATCGGGATCACCGCCTACGGCGTGGCGGTCTATCCGGTGTTCGCCCTGTTCGGGACGGCGAACCTGCTGTGGTTCACCGTCGGGCTGGTGATCGTCTTCGGCGTGATCCATGCGCTCTTCTACGGCGCGCAGGGAACGTTGTTCGCGAGCCTGTACCCGACCCCGGTGCGATACACGGGCCTGTCGGTGGTCTATCAGTTCTCCGGCATCTACGCCTCGGGACTGACGCCGCTGATCCTCACCGCACTGATCGGCGCGGCGAGCGGGTCGCCGTGGCTGGCCGCCGGATATCTCGTACTCACCGCGATCATCAGCGTCGTGGCGACCGCGCTCATCCGGCGCGACGACCTCCACCTCACGACAGGTCCGGAGGCACGGCCGGTCGCCTGA
- a CDS encoding cation diffusion facilitator family transporter: protein MGHSHSHSHAPTAGGRRRLWPMVLAVALIGGYFVVELVTGILVNSLALIADAGHMLTDVVALVMGLIALLLGRHGRTTDTRSFGWHRAEVFTAVANAVLLMGVAVFVLYEAVERIGSDPQVPGLTLIVVALVGLLVNLGVMLLLRADAKESIAVRGAYLEVLADAVGSVGVLVAGIVAMTTGWGYADIVVAVLIALWVVPRAVRLALDALRILNQQAPAHVDVEALRADLADIPVVDDVHDLHVWTLTTGMDVATVHLGSSRPNAEVLPAAQAVLARHGLEHATVQIDPDDHQRRCREEMTW, encoded by the coding sequence ATGGGGCACTCACATTCGCACTCGCACGCTCCCACGGCCGGGGGCCGGCGCCGCCTCTGGCCGATGGTGCTGGCCGTCGCGCTCATCGGCGGCTACTTCGTCGTCGAACTCGTCACCGGCATCCTGGTGAACTCGCTGGCGCTGATCGCCGACGCCGGACACATGCTGACCGACGTCGTCGCGCTCGTCATGGGCCTGATCGCACTGCTGCTCGGCCGGCACGGGCGGACCACCGACACCCGTAGTTTCGGTTGGCACCGCGCCGAGGTGTTCACCGCGGTCGCCAACGCCGTACTGCTGATGGGCGTCGCCGTCTTCGTGCTCTACGAGGCGGTCGAGCGGATCGGCAGCGATCCGCAGGTCCCGGGCCTCACCCTGATCGTCGTGGCCCTGGTGGGCCTGCTGGTGAACCTCGGGGTCATGCTGCTGCTGCGGGCCGACGCGAAGGAATCGATCGCGGTCCGCGGCGCATATCTGGAGGTGCTGGCCGACGCCGTCGGCAGCGTCGGCGTACTCGTGGCCGGCATCGTCGCGATGACGACCGGATGGGGTTACGCCGACATCGTCGTCGCGGTTCTGATCGCGCTGTGGGTGGTTCCGCGGGCGGTGCGACTGGCACTCGACGCGCTGCGCATCCTGAACCAGCAGGCGCCGGCCCACGTCGACGTCGAGGCATTACGGGCCGATCTGGCCGACATCCCGGTGGTCGACGACGTGCACGACCTCCATGTCTGGACGCTCACGACCGGGATGGATGTGGCCACCGTGCATCTCGGCAGCAGTCGGCCCAATGCCGAGGTGTTGCCCGCCGCGCAGGCCGTCCTGGCGCGCCACGGTCTCGAGCACGCGACGGTGCAGATCGATCCCGACGATCACCAGCGACGGTGCCGGGAGGAGATGACCTGGTGA
- a CDS encoding FUSC family protein produces MAARPANPSYPRRVFNAMPAPLKNRLRRLRVSLVPIVQCALAAGVSWWIAVEVFVHPDPFFAPIAAVISLGLSLGQRWRRAAELVGGVAIGILVGDLFISLVGEGAWQIMVVVALAMTVAVFLDDGPLVPMQAASSAALVATLLPPGGVAGFHRALDALIGGLVGILVGALLPVNPASRARRDAAGVLATVRDAARQLATGLRERDEELIAAALESGRGTQAAINKMRSDMTGGREVTRISPLYWGSRMRLDRISATADPIDNAVRNFRIIARRSLGMTQRGVPVLPELIEIIDDLAGAFEVLRAMMMADPGEEPDQADAARVIRSIVRKARVDLVTNSELSEAALLAEIRSLLVDLLMTAGLRRSSALATLRS; encoded by the coding sequence ATGGCAGCAAGACCCGCGAACCCGTCGTATCCGCGCCGGGTGTTCAACGCGATGCCCGCGCCGCTGAAGAACCGGCTGCGCCGGCTACGCGTGTCGTTGGTGCCGATCGTCCAGTGTGCGCTGGCCGCCGGGGTGTCGTGGTGGATCGCGGTGGAGGTCTTCGTCCATCCCGATCCGTTCTTCGCGCCCATCGCCGCGGTGATCTCCCTCGGCCTGTCCCTCGGGCAGCGGTGGCGCCGGGCCGCCGAACTCGTCGGCGGCGTCGCGATCGGCATCCTCGTCGGCGACCTCTTCATCAGCCTGGTCGGCGAGGGGGCCTGGCAGATCATGGTCGTCGTCGCCCTGGCGATGACGGTGGCGGTCTTCCTCGACGACGGCCCGCTCGTCCCCATGCAGGCGGCCTCGTCGGCCGCGCTGGTCGCGACGCTCCTCCCGCCCGGCGGCGTGGCGGGTTTCCATCGCGCGCTCGACGCGCTCATCGGCGGGCTGGTCGGCATCCTCGTGGGGGCGCTCCTGCCGGTGAATCCGGCGAGCCGGGCGCGCCGGGACGCGGCCGGCGTCCTCGCGACGGTCCGCGACGCCGCCCGCCAGCTGGCCACCGGACTGCGCGAGCGCGACGAGGAACTCATCGCCGCCGCACTCGAGTCCGGGCGCGGGACGCAGGCCGCGATCAACAAGATGCGGTCGGACATGACCGGCGGGCGCGAGGTCACGCGCATCTCACCGCTCTACTGGGGCTCCCGGATGCGGCTGGACCGGATCTCGGCGACCGCCGACCCCATCGACAACGCGGTCCGCAACTTCCGCATCATCGCGCGGCGTTCGCTCGGCATGACCCAGCGGGGTGTGCCGGTGCTCCCCGAGCTGATCGAGATCATCGACGATCTCGCCGGGGCCTTCGAGGTGCTGCGCGCGATGATGATGGCCGATCCCGGTGAGGAACCCGATCAGGCCGACGCGGCCCGGGTGATCCGCAGCATCGTGCGCAAGGCCCGCGTCGACCTGGTAACCAACAGCGAGTTGTCGGAGGCCGCGCTGCTCGCCGAGATCCGCTCGCTGCTCGTGGACCTGCTGATGACGGCGGGTCTGCGCAGGTCCTCCGCACTGGCGACCCTCCGGAGCTGA
- a CDS encoding DUF3151 domain-containing protein, with amino-acid sequence MTSFGDLLGPQPVLLTGDDDAESDLLNGAAAAEVAAAHPTASIAWAYLAEAALESSKTAAAGDDIDSAAVIAAYAYARTGYHRGLDQLRRHGWKGFGPVPWSHEPNRGFLRCVGALARAAELIGEEDEHLRCLDLLNDSDPRAAAELGLV; translated from the coding sequence ATGACGTCTTTCGGAGATCTTCTCGGCCCGCAACCGGTTCTGCTCACCGGGGACGACGACGCCGAATCAGACCTGCTCAACGGTGCCGCCGCGGCGGAGGTCGCGGCCGCGCATCCGACCGCCTCGATCGCCTGGGCCTACCTTGCCGAGGCGGCTCTCGAGTCGTCGAAGACCGCCGCGGCCGGTGACGACATCGACTCTGCCGCGGTGATCGCGGCGTACGCCTATGCGCGCACCGGTTACCACCGCGGCCTCGATCAACTGCGACGACACGGCTGGAAGGGTTTCGGGCCGGTGCCGTGGAGCCACGAACCCAATCGCGGCTTCCTACGGTGCGTCGGGGCGCTCGCCCGGGCCGCCGAACTGATCGGCGAGGAAGACGAACACCTGCGTTGCCTCGACCTGCTCAACGACAGCGATCCACGCGCGGCCGCCGAACTCGGCCTCGTGTGA